One part of the Dermacentor silvarum isolate Dsil-2018 chromosome 6, BIME_Dsil_1.4, whole genome shotgun sequence genome encodes these proteins:
- the LOC119456688 gene encoding cholinesterase 1, with amino-acid sequence MADPSVKIIIFLVCAVLVIGAALLVAYWLSASPPAMFHRLTRPREVTAVTSLGAVTGLRVSVLGRDVAVFYGIPFADAPVGADRFSPPSPGTPWSGYRDASERVRDRCVQPALPSLVDNNPQGFVGAENCLHVNVFAPEGATNRSVLVILHGGEFQRGSNDDALYDARYMAATEDVVVFVPNYRLNVFGFLTTPFFSVPGNQGLRDQHAALEWVSKNAAAFGGNNASVTLVGVDSGAVSAGLHLLMPASQRLFHRVVMQGGSPFEATERVPFAGPPEIREYAAAVCAHARRTASTNNSMDDEDIAGSLIECLRAASPFALLHDLEAFDGINGKQLGPMYEPWGKGSLLVAGMPTATEEGTQKADPSRELLPALNGTQLLIGHTTNEGEFYLAQFFKDWSLAQVGRWPRGFVRIFLERLVLQFFARPRLGPVWRLYFSGNGYSSADRYVQAAEFLADVKVACPSGVMADLVTRRGGTVYRYVLEATANDVLPHGEANGTARVEDEQQNTTTTGFYRHPTHYFDAFVTLGGALAGDRKMPEKVLAQSRRLMRRTPTSRDDEPWPKYDTQSKSLLRFTMDDVSTARIEEDGHCNFMMAHSRWRELAMAA; translated from the exons ATGGCCGACCCCAGCGTGAAGATCATCATTTTTCTAGTGT GTGCCGTGTTGGTTATAGGCGCGGCGCTTCTGGTAGCCTACTGGCTAAGCGCATCGCCTCCTGCCATGTTCCACCGGCTGACAAGGCCCCGGGAAGTGACTGCGGTGACCAGCCTGGGAGCGGTGACTGGACTACGCGTCTCTGTGCTTGGCAG GGACGTGGCCGTGTTCTACGGCATTCCGTTCGCGGACGCTCCAGTGGGCGCCGACCGCTTCTCGCCTCCGTCTCCCGGCACCCCATGGAGCGGCTACCGCGACGCCTCCGAGAGGGTGCGCGACCGCTGCGTGCAGCCAGCCCTGCCCTCGCTGGTCGACAACAACCCGCAGGGATTCGTCGGCGCCGAGAACTGCCTTCACGTGAACGTGTTCGCGCCGGAGGGAGCCACGAACAG GTCGGTGCTGGTGATCCTGCACGGCGGCGAGTTCCAGCGGGGCTCGAACGACGACGCGCTGTACGACGCCCGCTACATGGCGGCCACCGAGGACGTCGTGGTGTTCGTACCCAACTACCGGCTCAACGTGTTCGGCTTCCTGACAACACCGTTCTTCAGCGTGCCCGGAAACCAGGGCTTGCGCGACCAGCACGCCGCGCTCGAGTGGGTCTCGAAGAACGCGGCCGCTTTCGGCGGCAACAACGCCTCCGTCACGCTCGTCGGAGTGGATAGCGGCGCCGTGAGTGCCGGCCTGCACCTGCTGATGCCGGCGAGCCAACGGCTGTTCCACCGCGTCGTCATGCAGGGCGGAAGCCCGTTCGAGGCGACCGAGCGAGTACCGTTCGCGGGCCCCCCGGAGATACGAGAGTACGCGGCTGCTGTCTGCGCTCACGCAAGGAGAACTGCCAGCAC GAACAACTCCATGGACGACGAAGACATCGCAGGCTCCCTGATCGAGTGCCTGCGAGCGGCCTCGCCATTCGCTCTTCTTCACGACCTCGAAGCGTTCGACGGCATCAACGGCAAACAATTGGGCCCCATGTACGAGCCCTGGGGCAAGGGATCTCTGCTCGTGGCCGGCATGCCAACGGCCACCGAAGAAGGCACGCAGAAAGCCGACCCCTCGCGAGAGCTGCTGCCTGCCCTGAACGGGACCCAACTTCTGATCGGACACACGACGAACGAAGGCGAATTCTACCTGGCCCAATTCTTCAAGGACTGGTCCCTGGCTCAAGTCGGTCGCTGGCCCAGGGGCTTCGTGCGCATCTTTCTCGAGCGCCTTGTGCTACAGTTCTTCGCCAGACCGAGGCTGGGTCCCGTCTGGAGGCTCTACTTCAGCGGCAACGGGTACTCCAGCGCCGATCGCTACGTCCAGGCGGCCGAGTTCCTTGCCGACGTCAAAGTGGCGTGCCCTTCCGGGGTAATGGCGGACCTTGTGACGAGGCGTGGGGGCACCGTGTACCGGTACGTCCTCGAAGCCACCGCGAACGACGTGCTGCCGCACGGTGAGGCCAACGGGACGGCACGCGTCGAAGACGAGCAGCAGAACACTACCACCACCGGGTTCTACCGCCACCCGACGCACTACTTCGACGCCTTCGTGACGCTGGGTGGCGCGCTCGCCGGCGACCGCAAGATGCCCGAAAAAGTGCTGGCCCAAAGCAGGCGGCTGATGCGGAG GACTCCGACCAGCCGGGACGACGAGCCGTGGCCCAAATACGACACGCAGAGCAAATCCCTGCTGCGCTTCACCATGGACGACGTCTCCACCGCGAGAATTGAGGAGGACGGCCACTGCAATTTTATGATGGCCCACAGTCGCTGGCGCGAGCTCGCCATGGCGGCTTGA